ACTTTGTATCCCCTATCTACAAGAGTTTTTTCTAAATTTTTTAATCTTATATCATAATATCCATCATAATGAATTAAAAAAGCTTTTTTCATACTAATACGCGTCCGATCCTTTAAACATTTGTCCAATTGTAAGTGCGAGTAACTTGATATCATGCCTAGTACTATGGTACTCGAGATAATAAAGTTCAAGGTCCGCTCGCTCAGGAAAAAGCACTTTACTTCTGCCATGTGTCGTCCAATAACCTGTGATACCTGGCTTACACATATGTAGATAGTGAAGACGCTCTCCATATTCTTTTGCCTCAAAAAGCAGAATGGGTCTTGGTCCAACCAAGGCCATATCCCCTTTGAGGACATTCACAAATTGAGGTAATTCATCAATTGAATAGCGTCTGATAAATCCACCAAGCTTAGTCACTCGCGGATCCTTTTCTAATTTATTACCGTTAGCATGATACTCTGCTTTAACTTCAGGATGCTGTTCTAGATAGTGCTCTGCATCGACAATCATCGTTCTAAATTTTAAAATATGAAAAATTTGACCATTTTTGCCGTATCTTTTTTGCTTATAAAACATAGGACCGCGATCTTTTTGCGAACATATTTGATATGGTATAAACAGGAATACAACCCCAATACCAAACAAGCATGACCCAATGAGTCCACCAATAATGTCTAGACTTCTTTTGATGACCCTTTCAAGTAGAGAAAACTTCTTAAAAGGGACGTTTTGTTTTTGTTTTTGTTTTTGTTCTATTACATTTATATTACTCTTGCTAACATTCTCCATTTCTCACCCTATTCTTTTCCTAAAACTCCTTAAACATAATCCTAACTGTAAAAAAGCTTACCCTTAAAATAATCCCCAAAATTTCTTTATTTTAATCGGTATTGGATCTTCCAAATAAATAGCTTCATTAAAGATAACTGATGCTGCATTATCTTTAAAGGACTGTGCTTTTGAAAGACCATATTTCTCTTCAATAATCTCAAAAGCCTCTCTCATCTTAAATGCACGAGACGTCACATTATGTGCATCTGATGCAACAAAATGTGTTAACTGATGTTCTATGATCTGAAAGGTTAATTTCTGTATTTTTTTGCCAAAATGTCCTGTTACACTGGATGCCGTTATTTGACTCAGTACACCTTGTTTGATAAACTCAAACAGGATATTCGGATTTTCTATAATACCGCTATTGCGTTCAGGATGAACCAAAATAGGTTGAATACCTTGTAGTTTCATGTTATAGAAAAGCTCCCCAGCATATCTAGGCACATGATTTGTAGGAAATTCAACTAACATATACGCTGTGTTCCCTGCACAAGTCAACAATTTCTGATCTGAAAAATCAGTCAACAACTCACCATAGATTCTCACTTCTTGACCTGGTAGAACTTGAATCGGTAACTGGTTTTCCTCTATGATTTTTTGAACCTCTTTGACTTTATCTAAAATCAAAGGTGCTTCATTATGATATTCGGGGTTATGATGCGGTGTCGCAGTAATCACTGTAATCCCTTCATCAACGGCTGACTTAAGCATGGTCAATGTATCTGTAGCTGTTTTGGCCCCATCATCTATACCTGGCAAAATATGGCAATGGATATCAATCATGTTTCTCCCTGCATCTCTACTTTATATTACGTGTTGCGTTAAGTTGTGAAATATCAAGCCTGATTATTCTACACCATAATAGTAGTAAGACGTTGAGTCTTTTGGTTCAGTTCCATGTAAAACAACACCTAGAATATTCGCATTAACTTGATCAAGTAATTTCTTAGCTTTTAATAACCCATCTTTTCTTGTTTGGTTTGCATGT
The DNA window shown above is from Lactococcus paracarnosus and carries:
- a CDS encoding sugar transferase, producing the protein MENVSKSNINVIEQKQKQKQNVPFKKFSLLERVIKRSLDIIGGLIGSCLFGIGVVFLFIPYQICSQKDRGPMFYKQKRYGKNGQIFHILKFRTMIVDAEHYLEQHPEVKAEYHANGNKLEKDPRVTKLGGFIRRYSIDELPQFVNVLKGDMALVGPRPILLFEAKEYGERLHYLHMCKPGITGYWTTHGRSKVLFPERADLELYYLEYHSTRHDIKLLALTIGQMFKGSDAY
- a CDS encoding tyrosine-protein phosphatase; amino-acid sequence: MIDIHCHILPGIDDGAKTATDTLTMLKSAVDEGITVITATPHHNPEYHNEAPLILDKVKEVQKIIEENQLPIQVLPGQEVRIYGELLTDFSDQKLLTCAGNTAYMLVEFPTNHVPRYAGELFYNMKLQGIQPILVHPERNSGIIENPNILFEFIKQGVLSQITASSVTGHFGKKIQKLTFQIIEHQLTHFVASDAHNVTSRAFKMREAFEIIEEKYGLSKAQSFKDNAASVIFNEAIYLEDPIPIKIKKFWGLF